TTGACCATGGTAAAACAACTTTAACAGCTGCAATTGCAACTGTATGTGCAAAAACTTTTGGTGGCGAAGCGAAAGACTACGCTGCAATTGACTCTGCACCAGAAGAAAAAGCACGTGGTATTACAATTAATACTTCTCACGTAGAATACGATTCTCCAATCCGTCACTACGCGCACGTAGACTGCCCAGGACACGCCGATTATGTTAAAAACATGATCACAGGTGCTGCTCAAATGGACGGCGCGATCCTTGTATGTTCAGCGACTGATGGTCCTATGCCACAAACTCGTGAACACATCCTTCTTTCTCGTCAAGTAGGTGTACCTTACATTCTTGTTTTCTTAAACAAATGTGACATCGTTGATGATGAAGAGTTAATCGAATTAGTTGAAATGGAAGTTCGTGAACTTCTTTCTACTTACGACTTCCCAGGTGATGACACTCCAGTAATCCGTGGTTCAGCTTTAGCTGCACTTAACGGTGAAGATGGTCAATACGGTGTTCCAGCTGTACTTGCACTTGTTGAAGCGCTTGATACTTACATTCCAGAACCAGAACGTGCAATCGATAAAGCATTCTTAATGCCAATCGAAGACGTATTCTCAATTTCTGGTCGTGGTACAGTAGTAACAGGTCGTGTTGAGTCTGGTATCGTTAAAGTCGGCGAAGAAGTTGAAATCGTTGGTATTAAAGATACAGTTAAAACAACTGTAACTGGCGTAGAAATGTTCCGTAAATTGCTTGACGAAGGTCGTGCAGGTGAGAACTGTGGTATTCTTCTACGTGGTA
The DNA window shown above is from Acinetobacter piscicola and carries:
- the tuf gene encoding elongation factor Tu; amino-acid sequence: MAKAKFERNKPHVNVGTIGHVDHGKTTLTAAIATVCAKTFGGEAKDYAAIDSAPEEKARGITINTSHVEYDSPIRHYAHVDCPGHADYVKNMITGAAQMDGAILVCSATDGPMPQTREHILLSRQVGVPYILVFLNKCDIVDDEELIELVEMEVRELLSTYDFPGDDTPVIRGSALAALNGEDGQYGVPAVLALVEALDTYIPEPERAIDKAFLMPIEDVFSISGRGTVVTGRVESGIVKVGEEVEIVGIKDTVKTTVTGVEMFRKLLDEGRAGENCGILLRGTKREDVQRGQVLAKPGSIKPHTKFDAEVYVLSKDEGGRHTPFLNGYRPQFYFRTTDVTGAISLKEGVEMVMPGDNVEMSVELIHPIAMDPGLRFAIREGGRTVGAGVVSKVTA